One Antiquaquibacter oligotrophicus genomic region harbors:
- the gyrB gene encoding DNA topoisomerase (ATP-hydrolyzing) subunit B, with protein sequence MTDISPENLPESGISSSHVDSDYGADQIQILEGLEAVRKRPGMYIGSTGPRGLHHLVYEVVDNSVDEALAGYCDTIAVTLLRDGGVRVQDNGRGIPVGLNKQENKSTVEVVMTILHAGGKFGGGGYAVSGGLHGVGISVVNALSRHVDTEVRREGYVWRMSFENGVPRAPLAQGEASTETGTTQTFWANPDIFETVEFDFETLRARFQQMAFLNKGLRITLTDERGEEETSVSYMYEQGLVDYVEYLNKSKKNDLIHPDVIAFEAEDTERHISLEVAMQWTSGYTESVHTYANTINTHEGGTHEEGFRAALTTLVNRYAREKNIIKEKDENLSGDDVREGLTAVISVKLGEPQFEGQTKTKLGNTEAKAFVQRVAGQQLADWFDRNPTQARDVIRKAMQAAAARIAARKAREQTRRKGLLESGGMPGKLRDCSSKDPSLSEIFLVEGDSAGGSAVQGRNPEFQAILPLRGKILNVEKARLDRALANNEVQAMITAFGAGIGEDFDPDKARYHKIVLMADADVDGQHITTLLLTLLFRYMRPLIERGYVYLAQPPLYRLKWTNADHEYVFSDRERDALLADGIAAGKRIPKENGIQRYKGLGEMDYSELWETTMDPATRTLLQVTLDDAAAADETFSTLMGEDVESRRSFIQKNAKDIRFLDI encoded by the coding sequence ATGACCGACATTTCCCCTGAGAACCTGCCTGAGTCGGGCATCTCCAGCAGCCACGTCGACAGTGATTACGGCGCCGATCAGATCCAGATTCTCGAAGGACTCGAGGCAGTCCGGAAGCGCCCCGGCATGTACATCGGTTCCACAGGACCGCGCGGCCTTCACCACCTTGTGTACGAAGTTGTGGACAACTCGGTCGACGAGGCACTCGCCGGGTACTGCGACACGATCGCCGTCACACTGTTGCGCGACGGCGGGGTTCGGGTCCAAGACAACGGCCGCGGCATCCCCGTCGGTCTCAACAAGCAGGAGAACAAGTCGACCGTCGAGGTCGTCATGACGATCCTCCACGCCGGTGGAAAATTCGGCGGCGGCGGATACGCCGTCTCCGGTGGGCTCCACGGCGTCGGCATCTCGGTCGTGAATGCACTCTCGCGACACGTGGACACCGAAGTCCGCCGCGAGGGATACGTCTGGCGCATGAGCTTCGAGAACGGAGTGCCCCGCGCTCCCCTCGCTCAGGGCGAAGCATCCACCGAAACCGGAACTACCCAGACGTTCTGGGCAAACCCCGACATCTTCGAAACCGTCGAGTTCGACTTCGAGACCCTCCGCGCGCGATTCCAGCAAATGGCCTTCCTCAACAAGGGACTGCGCATCACCCTCACGGATGAGCGCGGCGAGGAGGAAACCTCGGTCAGCTACATGTACGAGCAGGGCCTCGTCGACTACGTCGAGTACCTCAACAAGTCGAAGAAGAACGACCTCATTCATCCGGATGTCATCGCCTTCGAGGCCGAGGACACCGAGCGCCACATCTCGCTCGAGGTCGCGATGCAGTGGACGAGCGGCTACACCGAGAGTGTCCACACCTACGCGAACACGATCAACACCCACGAGGGTGGAACACACGAGGAAGGCTTCCGCGCCGCCCTCACCACACTCGTCAATCGTTACGCGCGCGAGAAGAACATCATCAAGGAGAAGGACGAGAACCTCTCCGGCGACGACGTGCGCGAGGGTCTCACCGCGGTCATCTCCGTCAAACTCGGTGAGCCGCAGTTCGAAGGTCAGACAAAAACGAAGCTCGGCAACACCGAGGCGAAAGCCTTTGTGCAAAGGGTCGCCGGTCAACAGCTCGCCGACTGGTTCGATCGCAATCCCACCCAGGCGCGCGATGTGATCCGCAAGGCGATGCAGGCGGCCGCCGCGCGAATCGCTGCTCGCAAGGCGCGCGAGCAGACCCGACGTAAGGGTCTTCTCGAGTCTGGCGGGATGCCCGGCAAGCTTCGCGACTGCTCGAGCAAGGATCCGTCGCTCTCCGAGATCTTCCTCGTCGAGGGTGACTCCGCAGGCGGTTCGGCCGTGCAGGGACGAAATCCTGAGTTCCAGGCGATCCTGCCGCTGCGCGGCAAGATCCTCAACGTCGAAAAGGCGCGACTGGATCGGGCCCTCGCCAACAACGAGGTGCAGGCGATGATCACCGCATTCGGTGCGGGCATCGGTGAGGACTTCGACCCCGACAAGGCCAGGTATCACAAGATCGTGCTCATGGCCGATGCCGACGTCGACGGCCAGCACATCACGACGCTGCTCCTGACCCTCCTGTTCCGTTACATGCGTCCGCTCATCGAGCGCGGATACGTCTACCTCGCACAGCCTCCGCTCTACCGGTTGAAGTGGACAAACGCGGATCACGAGTACGTCTTCAGCGACCGTGAGCGGGATGCCCTACTCGCCGACGGGATCGCGGCAGGAAAGCGCATCCCGAAAGAGAACGGCATCCAGCGCTACAAGGGTCTCGGCGAGATGGACTACTCCGAGTTGTGGGAGACCACCATGGACCCGGCAACGCGCACCCTTCTCCAGGTGACGCTGGATGACGCGGCCGCCGCCGACGAGACCTTCTCCACCCTCATGGGTGAGGACGTCGAGTCGCGACGCAGCTTCATCCAGAAGAACGCCAAAGACATTCGCTTCCTCGACATCTAA
- the gnd gene encoding phosphogluconate dehydrogenase (NAD(+)-dependent, decarboxylating): MHIGIIGLGKMGNNMRARLRKNGVEVTGYDPNAEVSDVADLAALAEALPAPRLVWVMVPSGKITDDVITQVSEVLSPGDLVIDGGNSRFTDDAVHSEFLAAKGIRFVDVGVSGGIWGLENGYGLMAGGDAADIEFAMPVFDALRPDGPRDEGFVHAGKVGAGHYVKMVHNGIEYALMQAWAEGYELLESRDDLVHDVTGTFKAWKRGTVVRSWLLDLLVNALEEDPDFEQIAGYVEDSGEGRWTVHDALDRAVPVPTISAAIFARFVSRQKDSPAMKAVAALRNQFGGHAVRKN; encoded by the coding sequence ATGCACATTGGAATCATTGGGCTCGGCAAGATGGGCAACAACATGCGTGCCCGCTTGCGCAAAAACGGCGTCGAGGTAACGGGCTACGACCCGAACGCCGAGGTGTCGGATGTCGCGGACCTCGCCGCGCTCGCCGAAGCCCTGCCCGCTCCCCGACTCGTCTGGGTGATGGTGCCGTCGGGAAAGATCACGGATGACGTGATCACTCAGGTCTCGGAGGTACTGAGCCCCGGCGACCTCGTGATCGACGGTGGCAACTCGCGGTTCACCGACGACGCTGTGCACTCCGAGTTTCTGGCGGCAAAGGGCATCCGGTTCGTCGATGTCGGCGTCTCGGGCGGAATCTGGGGACTCGAGAACGGCTACGGACTCATGGCCGGCGGCGATGCGGCCGACATCGAGTTCGCGATGCCGGTCTTCGATGCGCTGCGCCCGGACGGTCCGCGCGACGAGGGTTTTGTGCACGCCGGCAAGGTGGGTGCTGGGCACTACGTGAAGATGGTGCACAACGGTATCGAGTACGCGCTCATGCAGGCGTGGGCCGAGGGTTATGAACTCCTGGAAAGCCGCGACGATCTCGTCCACGATGTGACCGGAACGTTCAAGGCGTGGAAGCGTGGAACGGTCGTTCGTTCCTGGCTGCTCGACCTCCTGGTGAACGCGCTCGAGGAGGACCCAGACTTCGAGCAGATCGCCGGCTACGTCGAGGATTCCGGCGAGGGTCGCTGGACGGTGCACGATGCGCTCGACCGGGCGGTTCCGGTTCCGACGATCAGCGCCGCGATCTTCGCGCGCTTCGTCTCACGCCAGAAGGACTCCCCCGCGATGAAGGCCGTGGCAGCTCTCCGCAATCAGTTCGGTGGGCACGCGGTCCGCAAGAACTGA
- a CDS encoding DUF721 domain-containing protein produces the protein MTEPNEPEHVAVYLRFRRIFGDPAVRSATARKRRQRVEGSSVPFGDDRDPHGISDVLDGLTTKMGWTSPLARSELLASWSEIVGDEIAAHTSPTSIENGVLTVSCDSTAWATQLRLMRSTVTTTIASRYPDAGVESVRFEGPGVPSWKRGPRSIPGRGPRDTYG, from the coding sequence GTGACCGAACCCAATGAGCCAGAGCATGTCGCGGTCTATTTGCGATTTCGACGGATATTCGGTGACCCCGCCGTGCGATCTGCCACGGCACGCAAGAGGCGTCAGCGTGTCGAGGGGTCGAGCGTTCCGTTCGGGGACGACCGAGACCCCCACGGCATCTCCGATGTGCTCGACGGCCTCACGACGAAGATGGGGTGGACCTCGCCGCTCGCGCGTTCTGAGTTACTCGCGTCGTGGTCGGAGATCGTCGGTGACGAGATTGCGGCCCACACCTCGCCGACCTCGATCGAGAATGGGGTACTGACCGTGTCGTGCGACTCCACGGCGTGGGCCACACAATTGAGGCTCATGCGGTCGACGGTGACCACGACGATCGCCTCGCGTTACCCGGACGCGGGCGTCGAATCGGTGCGGTTCGAGGGGCCGGGTGTTCCTTCCTGGAAACGCGGCCCTAGATCAATTCCAGGCCGTGGTCCTCGCGATACTTACGGCTGA
- the rpmH gene encoding 50S ribosomal protein L34 has translation MSKRTFQPNNRRRAKVHGFRLRMRTRAGRAILAARRRKGRSELSA, from the coding sequence ATGAGCAAGAGAACTTTCCAGCCGAACAACCGGCGCCGCGCCAAGGTGCACGGCTTCCGACTTCGTATGCGCACCCGCGCCGGCCGCGCCATCCTGGCTGCCCGTCGTCGCAAGGGTCGCTCCGAACTCTCCGCCTGA
- the dnaA gene encoding chromosomal replication initiator protein DnaA codes for MSDSTDPTREIWATVLSRLTSDERITPQLLGFVNLVEPKGVMAGTLYLEVPNELTRGMLEQRIRIPLLNSIAELDDTYEVSNFAIVVNPEIQLDALDQTHDSPEPAAYIEPTTVIDTPQTRRTDSRLNPKYSFDNFVIGGSNRFAHAAAVAVAEAPAKAYNPLFIYGESGLGKTHLLHAIGHYAESLYPGIRVRYVSSEEFTNDFINSIANNRASMFQSRYREIDILLIDDIQFLQGKDSTQEAFFHTFNTLHDHNKQVVITSDLPPKHLTGFEDRMRSRFEWGLITDVQAPDLETRIAILRKKAQSEKLQVSPDILEYMASKVSSNIRELEGTLIRVTAFANLNRQPVDMALVQTVLKDLITLDEDNVIAPVDIINHTADYFKLTVDDLYGSSRSQAVATARQIAMYLCREMTNLSLPKIGQLFGNRDHTTVMYANKKITELMKERRSIYNQVTELTSRIKQNNRA; via the coding sequence ATGTCGGACAGCACTGACCCGACTCGAGAGATCTGGGCAACGGTCCTCTCTCGCCTGACCTCAGACGAGCGCATCACCCCTCAACTACTCGGTTTCGTCAACCTCGTCGAACCCAAGGGTGTGATGGCCGGCACCCTCTATCTCGAGGTACCGAACGAGCTCACACGCGGGATGCTCGAGCAGCGCATCCGCATCCCGCTCTTGAACTCGATCGCCGAGTTGGACGACACCTACGAGGTGTCCAACTTCGCGATCGTCGTGAACCCCGAGATCCAACTCGACGCCCTCGACCAAACCCACGATTCACCGGAACCTGCCGCGTACATCGAACCGACAACGGTGATCGATACACCTCAGACTCGTCGAACCGATTCACGACTCAACCCGAAGTACAGCTTCGACAACTTCGTCATCGGCGGGTCCAACCGTTTCGCCCACGCCGCCGCAGTCGCCGTGGCCGAGGCGCCGGCCAAGGCCTATAACCCTCTCTTCATCTACGGGGAGTCCGGCCTGGGTAAGACACACCTTCTCCACGCGATCGGGCACTACGCGGAGAGTCTGTATCCGGGCATCCGGGTTCGCTACGTCAGCTCCGAAGAGTTCACCAACGACTTCATCAACTCGATCGCCAACAACCGAGCGTCGATGTTCCAGTCGCGTTATCGCGAGATCGACATTCTCTTGATCGACGACATCCAGTTCCTTCAGGGAAAGGACTCCACGCAGGAGGCCTTCTTCCACACGTTCAACACACTCCACGACCACAACAAGCAAGTCGTCATTACGAGTGACCTTCCTCCCAAACACCTCACGGGGTTCGAGGACCGGATGCGGTCACGCTTCGAGTGGGGTCTCATCACCGACGTTCAGGCGCCCGATCTCGAGACACGTATCGCGATCCTTCGTAAGAAGGCGCAGAGCGAGAAACTCCAGGTCTCCCCCGACATCCTCGAATACATGGCATCGAAGGTGTCGTCGAACATCCGGGAACTCGAGGGAACACTCATCCGCGTAACCGCGTTCGCCAACCTCAATCGTCAACCGGTCGATATGGCACTCGTGCAGACAGTGCTCAAGGACCTCATCACGCTCGACGAAGACAACGTCATCGCGCCGGTCGACATCATCAACCACACGGCTGACTACTTCAAACTCACCGTGGACGACCTTTACGGATCATCCCGTTCGCAGGCGGTCGCGACTGCCCGGCAGATCGCCATGTATCTGTGCCGGGAGATGACGAATCTGTCGCTTCCCAAGATCGGACAGCTCTTCGGCAACCGCGATCACACCACTGTGATGTACGCCAACAAGAAGATCACGGAGCTCATGAAGGAGCGGCGCTCGATCTACAACCAGGTCACCGAACTGACCAGTCGGATCAAGCAGAACAATCGCGCCTAA
- the yidD gene encoding membrane protein insertion efficiency factor YidD: MKNVITFLLLVPRNICVAILTAYRAVISPLYGDVCRYYPSCSHYTLGAIQHHGVVRGVWLGTRRIARCHPWAEGGIDDVPERRHERFRVTRSGFVVASSHGRG; this comes from the coding sequence ATGAAGAACGTCATCACGTTCCTTCTCCTCGTACCCAGAAACATCTGCGTAGCGATTCTCACTGCCTATCGCGCGGTCATCTCTCCGCTCTATGGCGACGTCTGTCGTTATTACCCGTCGTGCTCGCACTACACGCTCGGCGCCATCCAACATCATGGCGTCGTGCGAGGAGTGTGGCTCGGTACTCGTCGTATCGCTCGATGCCACCCGTGGGCGGAAGGCGGGATCGATGACGTTCCCGAGCGTCGCCACGAACGGTTCCGGGTAACCCGTTCCGGGTTCGTCGTCGCGTCAAGCCACGGAAGGGGCTAA
- the dnaN gene encoding DNA polymerase III subunit beta gives MKFQVNRDVFSEAVSFAVKLLPQRTTLPILSGVLIEAEGDGITLSSFDYEVSARTQVTANVDEPGTALVSGRLLAEIASRLPAAPVTFTTEDGRILVTCGSASFTLLSMPVEEYPTLPEVSDKAGLLKGEDFAAAISQVAVAASRDDVTPVITGVQLEVSDNSVSLVATDRYRVAVREIEWDSGASGIDQATALVPARTLTEIGKTFGHSATISVAITSTDDRELIAFRADNKIVTSLLIKGNFPPVRRLFPDEVDNYAVLNTAELIESVRRVALVLEREAALRFTFTVDGLTLEAIGSEQAQASETVDAFLTGDETVVSLKPQFLLDGLASVHSEFVRISFTKTENPNKPGPVLITSQSSKDQPGADNYKYLLQPNLLLR, from the coding sequence GTGAAGTTCCAGGTCAATCGCGACGTGTTCAGTGAGGCCGTCTCCTTCGCTGTCAAACTCCTGCCGCAACGCACAACTCTGCCGATCCTGAGCGGTGTGCTCATCGAGGCTGAGGGTGATGGCATCACACTGTCGTCATTCGACTACGAAGTCTCGGCGCGCACGCAGGTCACAGCGAACGTCGACGAACCCGGCACGGCCCTCGTCTCAGGGCGACTCCTCGCGGAAATTGCCAGCAGGCTTCCCGCAGCGCCCGTCACCTTCACCACGGAAGACGGTCGGATTCTCGTTACCTGTGGTTCGGCATCCTTCACGCTGCTGAGCATGCCCGTCGAGGAGTACCCCACGTTGCCCGAAGTTTCGGACAAGGCAGGCCTCCTCAAGGGCGAGGATTTCGCCGCAGCCATCTCCCAAGTTGCGGTCGCGGCATCGCGAGACGATGTAACACCGGTGATCACCGGAGTTCAGCTCGAGGTCTCAGACAACAGCGTCTCCCTCGTAGCGACCGACCGCTACCGCGTCGCGGTGAGAGAGATCGAGTGGGATTCCGGCGCATCCGGGATCGACCAGGCGACCGCTCTCGTGCCGGCGCGGACCTTGACGGAGATCGGCAAGACCTTCGGTCACAGCGCGACGATCTCGGTTGCCATCACGAGCACCGATGATCGCGAGCTCATCGCCTTCCGTGCCGACAACAAGATCGTCACCTCGTTGCTGATCAAGGGAAACTTCCCGCCTGTCAGGCGTCTGTTCCCGGACGAGGTCGACAACTACGCGGTGCTCAATACGGCGGAGCTCATCGAGTCCGTTCGACGTGTCGCGCTTGTTCTCGAGCGCGAAGCTGCCCTTCGATTTACCTTCACGGTTGATGGGCTGACGCTCGAGGCGATCGGATCCGAGCAAGCTCAAGCGTCGGAGACGGTCGACGCCTTCCTCACCGGGGACGAGACGGTCGTCTCCCTCAAGCCGCAGTTCCTCCTCGACGGCCTCGCATCCGTGCATTCGGAGTTCGTGCGGATCTCGTTCACGAAGACGGAGAATCCGAACAAGCCGGGACCGGTTCTCATCACAAGCCAGTCCTCGAAAGACCAGCCGGGCGCCGATAACTACAAGTACCTCCTGCAGCCAAACCTTCTGCTGCGCTGA
- the recF gene encoding DNA replication/repair protein RecF (All proteins in this family for which functions are known are DNA-binding proteins that assist the filamentation of RecA onto DNA for the initiation of recombination or recombinational repair.): MIVTHLTLSDFRNYESLDVDLAPGANLFVGSNGQGKTNLVESLGYLSTLGSHRVSSDQAMIRQGRDTAIIRARLAHGERELLAEVELNRSSPNRAQVNRSAIKTRELPRYFSSVLFAPEDLALVRGEPSGRRRFLDELLVLRAPRMSGVIGDYERVLRQRNTLLKSARASGVKPDQLGTLDIWDERLVALGSELILARANLTAELRPEVTRAYETIAGADHAATIDGRLSIRSTDPDSDSDTDATATLHDVPTFDEISAEFSRALARLRRAELDRGVSLVGPHRDDLLLGLNGMPARGYASHGESWSFALALKLASAEVLRRESSTGDPVLILDDVFAELDESRRDRLGAAVSSFEQVLITAAVFDDVPAELASHVVRIKAGAVVE, encoded by the coding sequence GTGATCGTCACGCACCTGACCCTCTCGGATTTTCGTAATTACGAATCTCTCGACGTCGATCTCGCGCCCGGCGCGAACCTCTTTGTCGGCAGTAACGGTCAGGGAAAGACGAACCTCGTCGAGTCGTTGGGTTACCTGAGCACACTCGGGTCGCATCGAGTGTCGAGTGATCAAGCAATGATTCGACAGGGTCGTGACACGGCGATCATCCGGGCTCGACTTGCTCACGGCGAACGCGAGCTGCTTGCCGAGGTCGAGTTGAATCGCTCCTCCCCCAATCGGGCACAGGTAAACCGGTCCGCGATCAAGACTCGAGAGCTTCCGAGGTACTTCTCGAGTGTGTTGTTCGCGCCGGAAGATCTCGCTCTCGTGCGAGGTGAGCCATCGGGGCGCCGCCGATTCCTCGACGAGCTTCTCGTTCTTCGCGCACCACGAATGAGCGGCGTCATCGGTGACTACGAGCGTGTCCTGCGACAGCGCAACACGCTCCTGAAATCCGCGAGGGCTTCTGGCGTGAAACCCGACCAACTCGGCACGCTCGACATTTGGGACGAGAGACTCGTCGCCCTCGGCAGTGAACTGATTCTGGCCCGCGCGAACCTCACGGCTGAGTTGCGACCCGAGGTGACCAGGGCGTACGAGACGATTGCGGGCGCCGATCATGCGGCGACGATCGACGGGCGGTTGAGCATCCGTTCCACCGACCCGGATTCCGATTCCGATACGGATGCAACGGCAACCCTTCACGACGTGCCGACGTTTGACGAGATTTCCGCTGAATTCTCGCGCGCGCTCGCGCGCCTTCGGCGCGCAGAACTCGATCGTGGGGTGAGCCTTGTCGGCCCCCATCGCGACGATCTCCTTCTCGGTCTCAACGGGATGCCCGCACGAGGGTATGCCAGTCACGGCGAGTCCTGGTCGTTCGCGCTCGCCCTGAAACTCGCCTCCGCCGAGGTGTTGAGGCGCGAATCCTCGACTGGCGACCCCGTATTGATTCTCGACGACGTCTTCGCCGAGCTCGACGAGTCTCGCCGAGATCGGTTGGGTGCCGCGGTGTCGTCCTTCGAACAGGTGCTCATCACAGCTGCGGTTTTCGACGACGTACCCGCGGAACTCGCCTCCCACGTAGTGCGAATCAAGGCAGGGGCGGTGGTGGAGTGA
- the rnpA gene encoding ribonuclease P protein component — MLARSNRVTDARDFRAISRKGRRVSNEHTILHVVSTGSAPSRFGFIVTKAVGGAVVRNRVRRRLRAACYSLLPALGVGNDVVIRALPASAEAEWSTLQSEIARGLGSIARRS; from the coding sequence GTGCTTGCTAGATCGAACAGGGTGACGGATGCCCGTGACTTTCGAGCGATCTCACGCAAGGGCCGGCGGGTGTCGAACGAGCACACCATTCTGCACGTCGTGAGCACAGGCTCCGCTCCATCTCGCTTCGGTTTTATCGTGACCAAGGCTGTGGGCGGGGCCGTTGTGCGTAACAGGGTACGTCGTCGTCTGCGAGCCGCCTGCTATTCGCTCCTCCCCGCACTCGGTGTGGGGAACGATGTCGTGATCAGAGCACTGCCAGCTTCTGCCGAGGCTGAGTGGTCTACCCTTCAATCCGAGATCGCCCGGGGTCTCGGTTCGATCGCGAGGAGATCATGA
- the yidC gene encoding membrane protein insertase YidC, translating to MDILSFFGSLLWPIKWVIEAILVAFHTGLTAIGLDYNAGVTWVLSIVGLVLVVRAALIPIFVRQIKSQRRMLEVAPQLKKIQDKYKGKKDQFSREAMSRETMELYKRTGTNPLSSCLPLLLQMPIFFGLFSVLNDAQHNKSGVGLLDADLSASFANAEIFGAPLRLAISTADGNVAVIVIAAVMVVLMTASQFITQLQIMSKNQSEEMKASPMYRQQRILLYLLPLVFAFSGFTFPLGVMTYWLVSNFWTMGQQFLVIRNMPTPGSEAALAREARLAKRNQRKGIVDESAEGTVVVEEPKKPQRQQPVSKNRAKKKKK from the coding sequence ATGGACATTCTGAGTTTCTTCGGCAGCTTGTTGTGGCCGATCAAGTGGGTCATCGAGGCAATCCTCGTTGCGTTCCACACCGGTCTCACGGCAATCGGTCTCGACTACAACGCCGGTGTGACGTGGGTGCTGTCCATCGTCGGTCTGGTGCTCGTGGTTCGTGCGGCGCTCATTCCGATCTTCGTTCGCCAGATCAAGAGCCAGCGACGGATGCTCGAGGTTGCACCGCAGCTCAAGAAAATCCAGGACAAGTACAAGGGCAAGAAGGATCAGTTCTCCCGCGAGGCCATGTCTCGCGAGACGATGGAGCTCTACAAGCGCACCGGAACGAATCCGCTGAGTTCGTGCCTTCCTCTTCTACTTCAGATGCCGATCTTCTTCGGCCTGTTCTCCGTCCTCAATGATGCGCAGCACAACAAGTCTGGTGTGGGCCTTCTCGACGCCGATCTCTCGGCATCCTTCGCGAACGCCGAGATCTTCGGCGCCCCTCTACGCCTCGCGATCAGCACGGCAGACGGCAACGTGGCCGTCATCGTTATCGCGGCGGTGATGGTCGTTCTCATGACGGCGTCGCAGTTCATCACTCAACTCCAGATCATGTCGAAGAACCAGTCGGAGGAAATGAAGGCGAGCCCGATGTATCGCCAGCAGAGAATCCTCCTCTACTTGCTTCCGCTCGTCTTCGCTTTCTCCGGCTTCACGTTCCCGCTTGGTGTTATGACCTACTGGCTCGTGTCGAACTTCTGGACGATGGGCCAGCAATTCCTCGTCATCCGCAACATGCCGACTCCTGGTAGCGAGGCAGCCCTCGCTCGTGAGGCACGCCTCGCCAAGCGCAACCAGCGCAAGGGGATCGTCGATGAATCCGCGGAGGGAACCGTGGTGGTCGAGGAGCCGAAGAAGCCGCAACGACAGCAGCCGGTGAGTAAGAACCGCGCTAAAAAGAAGAAGAAATAG